The Pseudomonas sp. R4-35-07 genome contains a region encoding:
- the cysE gene encoding serine O-acetyltransferase, with amino-acid sequence MFERLREDIQSVFHRDPAARNAFEVLTCYPGMHAIWIHRLSGALWGMGWKWLARLVSNFGRWLTGIEIHPGAKVGRRFFIDHGMGIVIGETAEIGDDVTLYQGVTLGGTTWNKGKRHPTLGDGVVVGAGAKVLGPFTVGAGAKVGSNAVVTKAVPPGATVVGIPGRIIVKPEVGDEQEAKRKAMAEKIGFDAYGVSEDMPDPVARAIGQLLDHLQAVDGKLDGMCGALKELGSSYCAKDLPELREEDFAEIKSETATKAS; translated from the coding sequence ATGTTCGAGCGTTTGCGAGAAGATATCCAGAGTGTTTTCCACCGTGACCCGGCGGCGCGCAACGCCTTTGAAGTGCTGACCTGCTACCCGGGCATGCACGCGATCTGGATTCATCGCCTGTCCGGCGCCTTGTGGGGCATGGGCTGGAAATGGCTGGCGCGATTGGTGTCGAACTTCGGGCGCTGGTTGACCGGGATCGAGATTCATCCGGGCGCCAAGGTCGGTCGTCGTTTCTTTATCGACCATGGCATGGGCATCGTGATTGGCGAGACGGCTGAAATTGGCGATGACGTGACCCTCTATCAGGGTGTCACCCTGGGCGGAACCACCTGGAATAAAGGCAAGCGCCACCCCACGCTGGGCGACGGTGTGGTGGTGGGGGCGGGCGCCAAGGTGCTCGGCCCGTTCACCGTCGGTGCCGGTGCCAAGGTGGGCTCCAATGCGGTGGTGACCAAGGCAGTGCCGCCCGGTGCCACGGTGGTGGGCATTCCTGGACGGATCATCGTCAAGCCGGAAGTGGGCGACGAGCAGGAGGCCAAGCGTAAGGCCATGGCCGAAAAAATCGGCTTCGATGCCTACGGCGTGAGCGAAGACATGCCCGACCCGGTGGCGCGTGCCATCGGCCAGTTGCTTGACCACCTGCAAGCGGTGGATGGCAAGCTGGACGGGATGTGCGGCGCGCTGAAGGAATTGGGCAGCAGCTACTGCGCAAAAGACCTGCCTGAGCTGCGCGAAGAAGACTTCGCCGAGATCAAGAGCGAAACCGCTACCAAGGCCAGCTGA
- the trmJ gene encoding tRNA (cytosine(32)/uridine(32)-2'-O)-methyltransferase TrmJ, which translates to MLQNIRVVLVNTSHPGNIGGVARAMKNMGLTRLVLVEPRVFPHHEADARASGANDILENAQVVATLEDALVGCNLVLGTSARDRRIPWPLLDPRECGTKVVEEAAGGAEIALVFGREDSGLTNEELQRCHYHVHIPSDPEFSSLNLGAAVQVLTYEVRMAWLAAAGQPSKKEKDEVASTKSGELATMDELERFYEHLEQTLVAIEFLDPEKPRHLMARLRRLYGRSSVSRAEMNILRGILTETQKAARGELLKRKD; encoded by the coding sequence TTGCTGCAAAACATTCGTGTCGTCCTGGTCAATACCAGTCATCCCGGCAACATCGGCGGGGTGGCGCGAGCCATGAAAAACATGGGGCTGACGCGCCTGGTGCTGGTCGAGCCACGTGTGTTTCCGCACCACGAGGCCGATGCCCGCGCATCCGGTGCCAATGACATCCTGGAAAACGCCCAGGTTGTCGCCACCCTGGAAGATGCCCTGGTCGGCTGCAACCTGGTGCTCGGCACCAGCGCCCGTGACCGTCGCATTCCCTGGCCGCTGCTGGACCCGCGTGAGTGCGGCACCAAAGTGGTGGAAGAGGCGGCGGGCGGTGCAGAAATCGCGTTGGTATTTGGTCGTGAAGACTCCGGTCTGACCAATGAAGAGCTGCAGCGATGTCATTACCACGTGCACATTCCATCAGACCCTGAGTTCAGTTCGCTGAACCTCGGCGCGGCGGTGCAGGTGCTGACTTATGAGGTGCGCATGGCCTGGCTGGCGGCTGCCGGTCAGCCAAGCAAGAAGGAAAAGGACGAGGTTGCATCGACCAAAAGTGGCGAGCTCGCCACCATGGACGAGCTGGAACGCTTCTATGAGCACCTGGAGCAAACCCTGGTGGCCATCGAGTTCCTCGATCCTGAAAAACCACGGCACTTGATGGCGCGCCTGCGTCGCCTTTACGGGCGTAGCTCGGTCAGCCGGGCGGAAATGAATATATTGCGTGGCATCCTCACGGAAACCCAGAAAGCGGCCCGTGGCGAGCTCCTTAAGCGGAAGGATTAA
- the suhB gene encoding inositol-phosphate phosphatase, which produces MQPMLNIALRAARSASELIFRSIERLDTIKVDEKDAKDYVSEVDRAAEQKIIDALRKAYPTHGILGEETGLHKGSGEGEDYLWIIDPLDGTTNFLRGIPHFAVSIACKYRGRLEHAVVLDPVRQEEFTASRGRGAQLNGRRLRVSGRTSLDGALLGTGFPFRDDQMDNLENYLGMFRALVGQTAGIRRAGAASLDLAYVAAGRFDAFWESGLSEWDMAAGALLIQEAGGLVSDFTGGHDFLEKGHVVAGNTKCFKAVLTAIQPHLPASLKR; this is translated from the coding sequence ATGCAGCCCATGCTGAATATCGCGCTGCGCGCCGCCCGCAGCGCCAGTGAATTGATCTTCCGCTCTATCGAGCGCCTGGATACCATCAAGGTCGACGAAAAAGACGCCAAGGATTATGTATCCGAGGTGGATCGCGCCGCCGAACAGAAAATCATCGACGCCCTGCGCAAGGCCTACCCTACCCACGGCATCCTCGGCGAAGAAACCGGCCTGCACAAAGGCAGCGGCGAAGGCGAAGACTACCTGTGGATCATCGACCCACTGGATGGCACCACCAACTTCCTGCGCGGCATCCCGCACTTTGCCGTGAGCATCGCGTGCAAATACCGTGGCCGCCTGGAACACGCTGTTGTGCTGGACCCGGTCCGCCAGGAAGAATTCACCGCCAGCCGTGGCCGTGGCGCCCAGTTGAATGGCCGTCGCCTGCGCGTGAGCGGGCGCACCAGCCTGGATGGCGCCTTGCTGGGTACTGGCTTCCCGTTCCGTGACGATCAAATGGACAACCTGGAAAACTACCTGGGCATGTTCCGCGCCCTGGTTGGCCAGACCGCAGGCATCCGTCGCGCTGGCGCAGCGAGCCTGGACCTGGCTTACGTTGCCGCTGGTCGTTTTGATGCATTCTGGGAGTCTGGCCTGTCGGAGTGGGACATGGCGGCGGGCGCCCTGTTGATCCAGGAAGCGGGCGGTTTGGTGAGCGACTTCACCGGCGGTCATGACTTCCTTGAGAAAGGCCATGTGGTTGCCGGTAACACCAAATGCTTCAAGGCAGTGCTGACGGCGATCCAGCCGCACCTGCCGGCTTCGCTGAAGCGCTAA